From the genome of Streptacidiphilus rugosus AM-16, one region includes:
- a CDS encoding ABC transporter substrate-binding protein, which translates to MSRTPTRRHLLAVAVATVALATTAACSSSGSTASGSGSGSSAAAGGTSGKKIALITGVKSDPFYITMTCAAQDEAKAKGLQFIADGSAQWDVSVQRPLIDSVAASQPNGLMISPVDTNALTPSLKQIQGAGTKIALVDTSVTDPSVGISRISSDNEKGGQVAADALAKQMGDKGSAIVISVKPGISTTDDRIKGFTEEMTKYPNIKVLPTLYDNDEPATAASQIQSTLAAHPDLGGVFAGNTNTGQGIATGLSQAGKQGQVKVAAFDAEPDEVAALKNGSLQVLVAQDPAAIGREAVDQLAAAFNGQPVQASVGTTMVAITKDNINDPGVSKYVYKSGC; encoded by the coding sequence ATGTCCAGAACCCCCACCCGCCGCCACCTGCTCGCCGTCGCCGTCGCGACCGTCGCCCTGGCCACCACCGCCGCCTGCAGCTCCTCCGGCAGTACCGCCTCCGGGTCCGGCTCGGGCTCCTCCGCCGCGGCCGGCGGCACCTCCGGCAAGAAGATCGCGCTGATCACCGGCGTGAAGTCCGACCCGTTCTACATCACCATGACCTGCGCCGCGCAGGACGAGGCGAAGGCCAAGGGCCTGCAGTTCATCGCCGACGGCTCCGCGCAGTGGGACGTCTCGGTCCAGCGCCCGCTGATCGACTCCGTCGCCGCGTCGCAGCCGAACGGCCTGATGATCTCGCCGGTCGACACCAACGCCCTCACCCCGTCGCTCAAGCAGATCCAGGGCGCCGGCACGAAGATCGCACTGGTGGACACCTCCGTCACCGATCCGTCCGTCGGCATCAGCCGCATCTCCTCCGACAACGAAAAGGGCGGCCAGGTCGCCGCCGACGCGCTGGCCAAGCAGATGGGGGACAAGGGCTCGGCCATCGTCATCAGCGTCAAGCCGGGCATCTCCACCACCGACGACCGCATCAAGGGCTTCACCGAGGAGATGACCAAGTACCCGAACATCAAGGTGCTGCCGACCCTCTACGACAACGACGAGCCCGCCACCGCGGCCTCCCAGATCCAGTCCACCCTGGCCGCCCACCCCGACCTCGGCGGCGTCTTCGCCGGCAACACCAACACCGGCCAGGGCATCGCCACCGGCCTGTCCCAGGCCGGCAAGCAGGGCCAGGTCAAGGTCGCGGCCTTCGACGCCGAGCCCGACGAGGTCGCCGCACTGAAGAACGGCAGCCTCCAGGTGCTGGTCGCCCAGGACCCCGCCGCGATCGGCCGCGAGGCCGTCGACCAGCTGGCCGCAGCCTTCAACGGGCAGCCGGTCCAGGCGTCCGTCGGGACCACGATGGTCGCCATCACCAAGGACAACATCAACGACCCCGGCGTCTCCAAGTACGTCTACAAATCCGGCTGCTGA
- a CDS encoding lytic transglycosylase domain-containing protein produces MRHRVRPSFLPRLNERLAAVRLNKRLAAGVGAALLVSGAATGTAVALTGNDSHSATQASAVASTQAAARAATDAANRSEQRAALNAKAAADAKAKADAAAKAKAAAAAKAKAQAQAAAAAKAKAAAAAKAKAQADAAAHAKAAQAKAQAQAAAQAKAQAQAAAKAEAQAQAQAAAKAEAQARAAAAAKANAAAAAAAATPTYSNDLSGWIAQAQAVLAAHGDHVPPAAAIEARAMTESSGNPSAVNNWDSNAVAGTPSKGLMQVIDPTFATYALPGHMDIMNPVDNIIAAVRYANATYGAFENIAYGKSGY; encoded by the coding sequence ATGCGACACCGTGTGCGTCCTTCTTTCCTCCCCCGCCTGAACGAGCGTCTCGCCGCCGTGCGCCTGAACAAGCGCCTGGCCGCCGGCGTCGGGGCCGCCCTCCTCGTGAGCGGCGCCGCCACCGGCACCGCCGTGGCCCTGACCGGCAACGACTCGCACTCGGCGACCCAGGCTTCCGCCGTGGCCAGCACCCAGGCCGCCGCCCGCGCGGCCACCGACGCCGCCAACCGCTCCGAGCAGCGCGCCGCCCTGAACGCCAAGGCCGCCGCCGACGCCAAGGCCAAGGCCGACGCCGCCGCCAAGGCCAAGGCCGCCGCCGCCGCCAAGGCGAAGGCCCAAGCGCAGGCTGCCGCCGCCGCCAAGGCCAAGGCTGCCGCCGCCGCCAAGGCGAAGGCCCAGGCCGACGCCGCCGCACATGCCAAGGCCGCCCAGGCGAAGGCCCAGGCGCAGGCCGCCGCCCAGGCGAAGGCCCAGGCGCAGGCCGCTGCCAAGGCGGAGGCCCAGGCGCAGGCGCAGGCTGCTGCCAAGGCGGAGGCCCAGGCCCGGGCCGCTGCCGCCGCCAAGGCGAACGCCGCCGCCGCTGCTGCCGCCGCGACGCCGACCTACAGCAACGACCTCAGCGGCTGGATCGCCCAGGCCCAGGCCGTCCTGGCTGCCCACGGCGACCACGTCCCGCCGGCCGCCGCGATCGAGGCCCGCGCCATGACCGAGTCCTCCGGCAACCCGAGCGCGGTCAACAACTGGGACTCCAACGCCGTCGCGGGCACCCCGTCCAAGGGTCTGATGCAGGTCATCGACCCGACCTTCGCGACCTACGCACTGCCGGGTCACATGGACATCATGAACCCGGTCGACAACATCATCGCCGCGGTCCGCTACGCGAACGCCACCTACGGCGCCTTCGAGAACATCGCGTACGGCAAGAGCGGCTACTAA
- a CDS encoding dienelactone hydrolase family protein: protein MGLLDSWTEGSHTADGITRPTYRQGSGPGVIVVHEIPGITPGVVGFAEKVVARGFTVVLPSLFGRPGGPASVGESLRSIAGICVSKEFSLFALGRTTGAAPWLRSLARTLHDELGGPGVGAVGMCFTGGFALAMLADAPIAAPVLAQPASPAPLGRARAADLGLSPADLTAVKDKVSAGCQVLGLRYDRDPAVGTRFDSLRRELGDGFIAVEFPGRQHSTLTEHLQPEGVERVLGFLEEKLTAATRS, encoded by the coding sequence ATGGGCTTGCTTGACTCTTGGACGGAAGGCAGTCACACGGCCGACGGCATCACTCGTCCGACGTACCGTCAGGGCAGCGGGCCCGGCGTGATCGTCGTCCATGAGATTCCTGGGATCACGCCCGGGGTCGTCGGGTTCGCCGAGAAGGTGGTGGCCCGAGGGTTCACCGTGGTGCTGCCGTCGCTCTTCGGCCGCCCCGGGGGCCCGGCGAGTGTCGGGGAGTCGCTGCGCAGCATCGCCGGCATCTGCGTCAGCAAGGAGTTCAGCCTGTTCGCGCTCGGGCGGACGACGGGAGCCGCGCCATGGCTGAGGTCCCTCGCCCGGACGCTGCACGACGAGCTCGGCGGACCCGGCGTCGGGGCCGTCGGGATGTGCTTCACCGGCGGCTTCGCGCTCGCGATGCTCGCCGATGCGCCGATCGCGGCGCCGGTGCTGGCCCAGCCCGCGTCGCCCGCTCCTCTCGGCCGTGCCCGCGCGGCCGACCTCGGCCTCAGTCCGGCCGACCTCACCGCGGTGAAGGACAAGGTCTCCGCCGGATGCCAGGTACTCGGCCTCCGCTACGACCGCGACCCGGCAGTCGGCACGCGTTTCGACAGCCTTCGCAGGGAACTGGGCGACGGGTTCATCGCCGTGGAGTTCCCGGGGCGGCAGCACTCGACCCTCACCGAGCATCTGCAGCCCGAGGGCGTGGAGCGGGTGCTCGGCTTCCTCGAGGAGAAGCTGACGGCGGCGACCCGGTCCTGA
- a CDS encoding LacI family DNA-binding transcriptional regulator, producing MAVTTPQKRRPTLDEVARVAGVSRAAASRAINSSGNVSRATREAVARAVRELDYVPNPTARALATQQAGAVVLAVSHHDPELFADPFFAQIIVGVSAALERTDLVLMLVLADSVHGRSRLERILRSRRADGLMLLALHGDDPLDRLAGKLDIPVVYGGRPLDGEPRWYADADNRGGARLAAEHLIARGRRRLATVTGMLDTDVAVQRLHGYREALAVAGLDASRTAEADFTEPGGHAATQRLLELHPELDAIFAANDNMAAGALRALREAGRSVPADVSVVGFDDAPVARLTTPQLTTVQQPVRQLGREMARMLLALIEGEEPTPLILPTRLVLRESS from the coding sequence CTGGCCGTGACCACACCGCAGAAGCGCCGTCCCACGCTCGACGAGGTCGCGCGCGTTGCCGGCGTCTCCCGCGCGGCCGCCTCCCGCGCGATCAACAGCAGCGGTAACGTCAGTCGAGCCACCCGCGAGGCGGTGGCGCGCGCCGTGCGAGAACTGGACTACGTCCCCAACCCCACCGCGCGGGCACTGGCCACCCAGCAGGCGGGCGCGGTGGTCCTCGCCGTCTCGCACCACGACCCCGAGCTGTTCGCCGATCCCTTCTTCGCCCAGATCATCGTCGGCGTCAGCGCTGCCCTGGAACGTACCGACCTGGTGCTGATGCTGGTGCTGGCCGACTCGGTCCACGGCCGCTCCCGACTCGAACGCATCCTTCGCTCCCGTCGCGCGGACGGCCTGATGCTGCTCGCCCTGCACGGAGACGACCCACTGGACCGCCTCGCGGGCAAGCTCGACATTCCCGTCGTCTACGGCGGCCGCCCACTCGACGGTGAGCCCCGGTGGTACGCCGATGCCGACAACCGCGGCGGCGCGAGGCTCGCGGCCGAGCACCTGATCGCCCGGGGCCGCCGTCGCCTCGCCACCGTCACAGGCATGCTCGACACGGACGTCGCCGTCCAGCGCCTGCACGGCTACCGCGAGGCACTGGCGGTGGCCGGGCTGGACGCCTCGCGGACCGCCGAGGCCGACTTCACCGAGCCCGGCGGCCATGCCGCCACGCAACGGCTGCTCGAACTCCATCCCGAGCTCGACGCCATCTTCGCCGCGAACGACAACATGGCCGCGGGCGCGCTGCGCGCACTGCGCGAAGCAGGCCGCAGCGTGCCTGCGGACGTGTCGGTGGTGGGCTTCGACGATGCGCCGGTCGCCCGACTGACCACACCGCAGCTGACAACGGTTCAGCAGCCGGTACGGCAGCTGGGCCGGGAGATGGCGCGCATGCTCCTGGCCCTGATCGAGGGCGAGGAGCCCACCCCGCTCATCCTGCCGACCCGCCTGGTGCTCCGGGAAAGCTCCTGA
- a CDS encoding MFS transporter — translation MTVVDDAGTAAPARRHAVLGVTGVVTLLGSLDAYVIVTLLNPITDELGIPLNHLERATAIVTAYLLGYVAAMPLLGQTADRFGPRRVLQCCLVVFAVGSALTASAHSLPLLVAGRLVQGAAAGGLLPVSLALTARLFHGRARPVALGSVGAAQELGSVLGPLYGAGVAALTGWRGVFWVNVPLVLAAAAVTRFTVPASTVPAEAAPESGDHAGKPRTDLVGGLLLAAALALLVAALDNQDPQRSVLPSWGPPMLLGSAVALAVFVLWERRSQVRLLDTGRIRRRPFAAATAISFCAGVALLVTLVDGELVAQSLLGESSVGGALLLMWFLTALPAGAVLGGLAGRRLGHSVVAGVGMTVAAGGYALIAAWPLAALTAHLGPLPMVQTDLVIVGLGLGLVIAPTAGAVLDATDPAQHTTASASVVIARTVGMLVGVAALSAWGLHRFRTLTAHLNMPIPGTAGFAQAWPTYQHALHMALHTEYSDIFRATAVVCALGAVCALGLAGPSSDEPVR, via the coding sequence GTGACGGTCGTCGACGACGCCGGAACGGCGGCGCCCGCCCGGCGGCACGCCGTCCTCGGCGTCACCGGCGTGGTCACCCTGCTCGGTTCGCTGGATGCGTACGTCATCGTCACCCTGCTGAACCCGATCACCGACGAGCTCGGCATCCCGCTCAACCATCTGGAGCGGGCCACGGCGATCGTCACGGCGTACCTGCTCGGCTACGTCGCCGCCATGCCGCTGCTGGGACAGACCGCGGACCGGTTCGGGCCGCGGCGCGTGCTGCAGTGCTGCCTCGTCGTCTTCGCGGTCGGCTCGGCGCTCACCGCGAGCGCCCACAGCCTGCCCCTGCTGGTCGCGGGGCGGCTGGTGCAGGGCGCGGCCGCGGGTGGGCTGCTGCCGGTCTCGCTCGCGCTGACCGCGCGCCTGTTCCACGGCCGGGCCAGACCTGTGGCGCTCGGCTCCGTGGGCGCCGCACAGGAGCTCGGGAGCGTGCTGGGCCCGCTGTACGGGGCCGGCGTTGCGGCGCTGACGGGCTGGCGCGGGGTGTTCTGGGTCAACGTCCCGCTCGTGCTGGCCGCGGCGGCGGTGACCCGGTTCACCGTGCCCGCTTCCACCGTGCCCGCGGAGGCGGCGCCCGAGTCGGGCGATCACGCCGGGAAGCCGCGTACGGACCTGGTCGGCGGCCTGCTGCTGGCGGCGGCGCTCGCGCTGCTGGTGGCGGCCTTGGACAACCAGGACCCGCAGCGGTCGGTACTCCCGAGCTGGGGCCCGCCCATGCTGCTCGGCAGTGCGGTGGCGCTGGCGGTCTTTGTGCTGTGGGAGCGCCGCAGCCAGGTCCGCCTGCTCGACACCGGGCGGATCCGGCGGCGCCCTTTCGCCGCGGCGACGGCGATCAGCTTCTGCGCCGGGGTGGCGCTGCTGGTCACCCTGGTGGACGGGGAGTTGGTGGCGCAGTCGCTTCTGGGCGAGAGCTCGGTGGGGGGCGCGCTGCTGCTGATGTGGTTCCTGACGGCTCTGCCGGCGGGCGCCGTCCTCGGCGGGTTGGCCGGGCGCCGACTGGGGCACTCGGTCGTCGCCGGGGTCGGGATGACGGTGGCGGCCGGCGGCTACGCCCTGATCGCGGCCTGGCCCCTGGCGGCGCTGACCGCCCACCTCGGCCCGCTGCCGATGGTGCAGACCGATCTCGTGATCGTGGGCCTGGGCCTGGGCCTGGTGATCGCTCCGACGGCGGGGGCGGTGCTGGACGCGACGGACCCGGCGCAGCACACCACGGCCTCGGCCTCGGTGGTCATCGCCCGGACCGTCGGGATGCTGGTCGGCGTGGCCGCGCTGTCGGCGTGGGGGCTGCACCGCTTCCGGACGCTGACGGCCCATCTGAACATGCCCATTCCGGGCACGGCCGGCTTCGCGCAGGCCTGGCCGACCTACCAGCACGCGCTGCACATGGCGCTGCACACCGAGTACAGCGACATCTTCCGCGCGACGGCCGTCGTCTGCGCGCTCGGCGCGGTGTGCGCGCTGGGACTCGCCGGCCCGTCGTCCGACGAGCCGGTGCGGTGA
- a CDS encoding ATP-binding SpoIIE family protein phosphatase has protein sequence MDSTPSPSSSSPFDLVSSALERSLPRGGAGAAAGPAQAQGDRATREGLPGNSADGRHDQILGAVSLDGDLSITRCNLDAPVFAGVDAGVGSPFVDLLPRGDVPTVTRRLRQVLETGEAHVARIQRLRRGDGSELVVSMSILPAAEPREGLTVSLIAMATRLHLYAAETAIGTSLDIGETAQSLAQSLLAWGDVAAVDLDYAVWTGEGITGQGEGHIRLRRAALVPDRAWPEGYATPGDELPNDASRLLAQAVRRDDAPQAIVVPDREALEQVFGSPRVMRALVPADRSAGVACIPLVLDGAPPVVLGVAEVWRRADRPFRDSELLDLQELVARTAHHVDLARQHQREHTQVLALQRRLLPRTGGDTIEIASVYQPATPDSAGVGGDWVNSFPLPDGRNALVVGDVVGHGLGAAAAMGQLSMEARALLSAGLAPDEVLERLDETVTLLDDAESGLAAGYSALGSTCCIALYDPVSHQVAVSSAGHLPPVLLSPDGRASPLPVLPHPGLGAEFALREPFGVHTFDTPPGSLLALYTDGLVEDPAMSIDEGIGRLADIVSTIHPWEPLQQAARRVVSALAPARQRDDVTLLLARMIGYRKGDTATWRLPARDDTPARARAQVCALLRQWGTADDTRDNALLLVSELVTNAVRFAAGPITVRVSRAGHGLLYEVGDTGNGRPRLGRGGLLDEGGRGLHVVHKLTTRWGVRWTETGKVVWAEAAK, from the coding sequence ATGGACTCCACACCCTCTCCCTCGTCCTCGTCGCCGTTCGACCTGGTCAGCAGCGCCCTGGAGCGCAGCCTCCCACGCGGCGGAGCGGGAGCGGCCGCCGGTCCTGCCCAGGCGCAGGGTGACCGCGCCACACGCGAAGGTCTGCCCGGCAACTCGGCGGACGGCCGTCACGACCAGATTCTCGGCGCGGTCAGTCTGGACGGGGATCTGAGTATCACCCGCTGCAATCTGGACGCCCCCGTGTTCGCGGGTGTGGACGCCGGGGTCGGGAGTCCCTTCGTCGATCTCCTGCCCCGTGGGGACGTACCGACCGTCACGCGGCGGTTGCGCCAGGTACTGGAGACCGGTGAAGCGCACGTCGCGCGCATCCAGCGCCTGCGCCGAGGCGACGGGTCGGAGCTGGTGGTCTCGATGAGTATCCTGCCCGCCGCGGAGCCCCGGGAGGGTCTGACGGTCTCCCTGATCGCCATGGCCACGAGGCTGCACCTGTACGCGGCCGAGACCGCCATCGGCACCTCGCTGGACATCGGCGAGACCGCGCAGTCACTGGCGCAGTCCCTGCTGGCCTGGGGAGACGTGGCCGCTGTCGACCTCGACTATGCCGTGTGGACGGGCGAGGGAATCACCGGGCAGGGGGAGGGGCACATCCGGCTGCGGCGGGCGGCCCTGGTGCCTGATCGGGCGTGGCCCGAGGGTTATGCGACTCCGGGCGACGAGCTTCCCAACGACGCGAGCCGCCTGCTGGCGCAGGCGGTCCGGCGGGACGACGCGCCGCAGGCCATCGTCGTACCCGACCGGGAGGCGCTCGAGCAGGTGTTCGGCAGTCCGCGAGTGATGCGCGCCCTGGTGCCCGCCGACCGGTCCGCCGGTGTGGCGTGCATACCGCTGGTCCTGGACGGCGCGCCGCCGGTCGTACTGGGCGTGGCGGAGGTCTGGCGGCGGGCGGATCGTCCCTTCCGCGACAGCGAGCTGCTCGACCTGCAGGAACTGGTGGCGAGGACGGCCCACCATGTCGACCTGGCCCGCCAGCACCAGCGCGAGCACACGCAGGTGCTGGCGCTGCAACGGCGACTGCTGCCCCGCACGGGCGGTGACACCATCGAGATCGCCAGCGTCTACCAGCCGGCCACCCCCGACAGCGCGGGCGTCGGCGGCGACTGGGTGAACAGCTTCCCGCTGCCGGACGGCCGTAACGCGCTGGTGGTCGGTGACGTCGTCGGGCACGGTCTGGGAGCCGCGGCGGCCATGGGCCAGCTGAGCATGGAGGCCCGCGCGCTGCTGTCCGCGGGGCTGGCGCCCGACGAGGTGCTGGAGCGCCTGGACGAGACGGTGACACTGTTGGACGACGCGGAGTCTGGGCTGGCGGCCGGATACAGCGCCCTGGGATCAACCTGCTGCATCGCCCTCTACGACCCGGTCAGCCACCAGGTGGCGGTGTCCAGCGCCGGCCACCTCCCGCCCGTCCTGCTCTCCCCGGACGGGCGCGCGAGCCCGCTTCCGGTCCTCCCGCACCCCGGCCTCGGAGCCGAGTTCGCACTGCGGGAGCCGTTCGGCGTGCACACGTTCGACACGCCCCCCGGCTCGCTGCTCGCGCTCTACACGGACGGCCTGGTGGAGGACCCGGCCATGTCGATCGACGAGGGCATCGGCAGGCTGGCGGACATCGTGTCCACGATCCACCCCTGGGAGCCCCTGCAACAGGCGGCCCGGCGCGTCGTCTCCGCGCTGGCGCCCGCGCGCCAGCGCGACGACGTGACGTTGCTGCTCGCACGGATGATCGGCTACCGCAAGGGGGACACCGCGACCTGGCGGCTACCTGCCCGCGACGACACCCCCGCCCGTGCCCGCGCGCAGGTCTGCGCACTGCTGCGGCAGTGGGGCACCGCGGACGACACGCGGGACAACGCGCTGCTGCTGGTCAGCGAGCTGGTCACGAACGCGGTGCGATTCGCCGCCGGTCCCATCACGGTACGGGTGAGCAGGGCCGGTCACGGCCTGCTGTACGAGGTGGGCGACACCGGCAACGGCAGGCCGCGTCTCGGTCGCGGCGGCCTCCTCGACGAGGGCGGCCGTGGCCTGCACGTCGTGCACAAGCTCACCACCCGGTGGGGGGTGCGATGGACGGAGACCGGCAAGGTGGTCTGGGCGGAAGCCGCGAAGTGA
- a CDS encoding MBL fold metallo-hydrolase, protein MLGIGITYLGGPTALIETGGLRLLVDPTFDPPGEYRIGSRTLTKTTGPALSAAQIGSVDVVLLSHDQHPDNLDHAGRAYLLRAPLALSTRSAQQRLGGPVRALSSWESHEAARPGGGTLRITAVPALHGPEGSEPLVGEVTGFVLDGDGLPAVYVSGDNASLRLVTEIAERFGPMDVAVLFAGAARTPLVPDAPLTLTSMQAAQAAERLAARHVVPVHFEHWAHFTQDADTLRGAFATAGLASRLHLPTPGGRIQL, encoded by the coding sequence ATGCTTGGGATCGGCATCACCTACCTCGGGGGCCCCACCGCCCTGATCGAGACCGGTGGCCTGCGGCTGCTGGTGGACCCTACGTTCGACCCGCCCGGCGAATACCGGATCGGCTCACGAACCCTGACCAAGACCACGGGGCCCGCGCTGTCCGCGGCGCAGATCGGCAGCGTGGACGTGGTGCTGCTCTCCCACGACCAGCACCCCGACAACCTCGACCACGCAGGCCGCGCGTACCTGCTCCGCGCACCGCTCGCCCTGTCCACCCGCTCGGCCCAACAACGACTGGGCGGACCCGTCAGGGCATTGTCGAGCTGGGAGAGCCACGAGGCGGCACGCCCCGGGGGCGGCACGTTGCGGATCACTGCCGTGCCCGCCCTGCACGGGCCCGAGGGCTCCGAACCGCTCGTCGGGGAGGTCACCGGTTTTGTACTGGACGGCGACGGACTACCCGCTGTCTATGTGAGCGGGGACAACGCCTCGCTCCGTCTTGTCACCGAGATCGCGGAGCGGTTCGGCCCGATGGACGTGGCCGTGCTGTTCGCCGGCGCCGCGCGCACTCCGCTGGTCCCGGACGCCCCGCTGACCCTCACCAGCATGCAGGCCGCGCAGGCCGCGGAACGGCTCGCCGCCCGCCACGTCGTGCCTGTGCACTTCGAGCACTGGGCCCACTTCACACAGGACGCCGATACCCTGCGCGGCGCCTTCGCGACTGCTGGTCTCGCCAGCCGCCTCCACCTGCCCACACCCGGTGGTCGCATCCAGCTCTGA
- a CDS encoding beta-ketoacyl-[acyl-carrier-protein] synthase family protein: MTAYLCPPAVIHGEHTVQTDQIVAEVRDRLPHAAWEPRIDGIAASTGIGSRGWMLPLEAAVAPGRDGGLRAVGVGPAQEALARDGFTQQEVDRVIAALEALPTPQTVQERTSPAWEAVRSYGERAARGALQIAGLDPADVDCLITSHSTTPALPGLDVALANELSLRNDVMLLPATQWACIAGTRSLALAADLVAADPDRVVLVVISEALSTTYQPADDTLESLIVRLLFADTAVAAVVTGRPRRESVLRLDSAWHHTLPGTQDLHRLDTRSDGTHFVMDRRGPRAVQETVTAMWEWLRLRYRDDPKSWHPDLLLAHPGGTRVLEYMEQTMPDAWPSGLLDYSRESYTSGNRGGAAVFDIMRRAHDAGQSPGSRAVLFAAAPGLTATALEGEWL, translated from the coding sequence ATGACCGCTTACCTCTGTCCTCCCGCCGTGATCCACGGCGAGCACACCGTGCAGACCGACCAGATCGTCGCCGAGGTGCGCGACCGGCTTCCGCACGCGGCGTGGGAGCCGCGCATCGACGGCATCGCAGCCAGTACGGGCATCGGGTCCCGCGGGTGGATGCTGCCGCTGGAGGCCGCCGTCGCGCCCGGCAGAGACGGCGGCCTGCGGGCTGTAGGCGTCGGCCCAGCCCAAGAGGCCCTGGCACGGGACGGGTTCACCCAGCAGGAAGTGGACCGCGTCATCGCCGCACTCGAGGCACTACCCACGCCGCAGACCGTCCAGGAGCGCACCTCACCGGCCTGGGAAGCCGTGCGGTCCTACGGCGAACGTGCGGCGCGTGGGGCCCTGCAGATCGCCGGACTGGACCCCGCGGACGTCGACTGCCTGATCACCAGTCACTCCACCACCCCGGCGCTGCCGGGTCTGGACGTCGCGCTGGCCAACGAACTCTCGCTCCGCAACGACGTGATGCTGCTGCCGGCCACGCAGTGGGCGTGCATAGCAGGGACCCGCTCCCTGGCGCTGGCGGCGGATCTGGTCGCCGCAGACCCCGACCGGGTGGTCCTGGTCGTGATCTCGGAGGCGCTGAGCACGACCTACCAGCCCGCGGACGACACGCTGGAGTCCCTCATCGTCCGGTTGCTGTTCGCGGACACCGCGGTGGCCGCGGTGGTGACGGGCCGCCCGAGGCGCGAGTCGGTGCTGCGACTGGACTCCGCCTGGCACCACACGCTGCCCGGCACCCAGGATCTCCACCGCCTGGACACGCGGTCGGACGGCACCCACTTCGTGATGGACCGGCGCGGTCCGCGCGCCGTGCAGGAGACGGTCACCGCGATGTGGGAGTGGCTGCGCCTGCGCTACCGGGACGATCCGAAGTCCTGGCACCCCGATCTGCTGCTGGCGCACCCCGGCGGGACCCGGGTGCTGGAGTACATGGAGCAGACGATGCCCGACGCATGGCCGTCGGGACTGCTGGACTACAGTCGGGAGAGCTACACCAGCGGCAACCGGGGAGGCGCCGCCGTGTTCGACATCATGCGGCGGGCGCACGACGCCGGGCAGAGCCCGGGCAGTCGCGCCGTCCTGTTCGCGGCGGCACCGGGCCTCACGGCCACCGCCCTGGAAGGCGAGTGGCTGTAG
- a CDS encoding LppX_LprAFG lipoprotein, with protein sequence MRTPRTLAAVMVVLALPLAACSSGGGGSTETSNLPAAGQLLSSGATAMTAVRSLRFSIDASGQIAGLALRSATGQLTRAGNAQGHASVSESGTLVEIDFVIVGSTAYIKGATGGYSKVPLAVAASLYDPEAILDPDKGVVKLLRTATAARTVDRETLDGQAVYHVKALLAQSVLATLVPGDSQSEQGDLWLTVSSSQLVKVSFPVQTASGGSGSVTASFSDFDAPAAITAPSS encoded by the coding sequence ATGCGAACCCCCAGGACCCTGGCGGCCGTCATGGTCGTCCTCGCGCTCCCGCTCGCCGCCTGCTCCAGCGGTGGCGGCGGCAGCACGGAGACAAGCAACCTTCCGGCGGCGGGGCAACTGCTGAGCAGTGGCGCGACGGCGATGACCGCGGTGCGGTCGTTGCGGTTCTCGATCGATGCGAGCGGCCAGATCGCGGGTCTGGCGCTGCGCAGCGCCACCGGGCAGCTGACCCGGGCCGGGAACGCGCAGGGCCACGCGTCCGTGTCGGAGAGCGGCACGCTGGTGGAGATCGACTTCGTCATCGTCGGCTCCACCGCCTACATCAAGGGTGCGACGGGCGGCTACAGCAAGGTCCCGCTCGCGGTCGCCGCCTCGCTCTACGACCCCGAGGCGATCCTGGACCCCGACAAGGGCGTCGTGAAGCTGCTCCGGACGGCGACCGCCGCCCGGACCGTGGATCGGGAGACGTTGGACGGGCAGGCGGTCTACCACGTGAAGGCACTGCTGGCGCAGTCGGTGCTGGCCACGCTGGTGCCCGGAGACTCGCAGAGCGAGCAGGGAGACCTGTGGCTCACGGTCTCCTCGTCGCAGCTCGTGAAGGTCTCCTTCCCGGTGCAGACCGCGTCGGGGGGCAGCGGCTCGGTGACGGCCTCGTTCTCCGACTTCGACGCACCGGCCGCGATCACCGCCCCGTCGTCGTGA